In the genome of Carassius carassius chromosome 47, fCarCar2.1, whole genome shotgun sequence, one region contains:
- the LOC132130981 gene encoding janus kinase and microtubule-interacting protein 2-like, which produces MAKKGRAKGEKPEALISALQAANEDLRSKLTDIQIELHQEKCKVTKLEREKVQEGKRIREQEQHRHTVTLTEQRARWHEDKLKELAALRESLTRQHEQELARTAKIKEGEIQRLRTALSALRDGSGEKVRTALTLEAREEARRFFDQERVKLLQEIAELKSTKRQKDEALNTVILADKMKAGDLRTEHQAHQEQISKIKWDSERDIRRLVDEIKAKDRTIFALEKELDTATGFVQKLQLQKDTLDEQLFLVKEAECNLGSPKREIPGRAGDGAEHCGSPDMRRNQKRMSELKSIIRKLEDRNSILVDERNELLKRVRETEKQCKPLLEKNKLLNKKNDELSLSLQRTEDKLKSITKENLEMKEKITSHPPLKKLKSLNDLDQANDDQEMEFLKLQVLEQQSMIDELTRDREKLLRKKRHKRSRPIKRHIVVDTFYGYDEESMDSETSSVASLRMDRTPATPDEDLDEGLAAEESELRFKQLTREYQALQRAYALLQEQKGGVLDAEMEAKAHEQLQADVQRYKAKIEDLEKELALKGQDSRWVEEKQLFLRRNQELLEKIGKSENEKGKLQQELQDSKDQNELLEFRILELEERERRSPPFNLHIQPFSEGVSALQIYCIKEGVKDVCIPDLIKLLDILGDNGNLRNEEQVAIIQASTVLSLAEKWIQQIEGTEAALHQKMMDLELEMEMFCKQKGYLEEELDYRKQALDQAYMQIQELEATLYNALQQDKVIKYGEPLDELQKDELRAAVEKLRRQMLRKSREIDCQVLQERMELLHQAHQRIRDLEDKTDIQKRQIKDLEEKFLFLFLFFSLAFILWP; this is translated from the exons ATGGCTAAGAAAGGCCGCGCCAAGGGCGAGAAGCCTGAAGCGCTCATCTCTGCCTTACAGGCAGCCAATGAAGATCTCAGGTCCAAATTAACTGATATTCAAATTGAGCTGCATCAAGAAAAATGCAAG GTGACCAAGCTGGAGCGAGAAAAGGTGCAGGAAGGCAAGCGCATCCGCGAGCAGGAGCAGCATCGGCACACGGTGACGCTGACGGAGCAGCGCGCTCGCTGGCACGAGGACAAGTTAAAGGAGCTCGCAGCTCTGCGGGAGTCGCTGACACGGCAGCACGAGCAGGAGTTAGCGCGAACCGCTAAGATCAAAGAAGGAGAGATCCAGCGTCTGAGGACTGCGCTCAGTGCGCTGCGCGACGGCAGCGGAGAGAAAGTGCGCACGGCGCTGACGCTCGAGGCCCGAGAGGAAGCCCGTCGCTTCTTTGACCAGGAGCGCGTCAAGCTGCTGCAGGAAATAGCCGAGCTAAAATCCACCAAACGGCAGAAGGATGAAGCACTTAATACTGTGATTCTAGCCGACAAGATGAAGGCAGGTGACCTGCGCACTGAACATCAAGCGCACCAGGAGCAGATCTCCAAGATCAAGTGGGACAGCGAGCGAGACATTCGTCGACTG GTGGACGAGATCAAGGCAAAGGACCGGACGATCTTCGCGCTGGAGAAAGAGCTGGATACAGCCACAGGCTTCGTGCAGAAGCTGCAGCTGCAGAAGGACACGCTTGATGAGCAGCTGTTTCTGGTCAAAGAAGCAGAATGCAACCTGGGAAGCCCCAAAAGAGAGATCCCCGGCCGCGCTGGAGATGGAGCAGAGCACTGTGGGAGTCCG GACATGAGAAGAAACCAGAAACGCATGAGTGAACTCAAATCAATCATTCGCAAACTGGAGGACCGCAATTCAATCTTAGTGGATGAAAGAAACGAGCTG TTGAAGCGTGTTcgagaaacagagaaacagtGCAAGCCCTTACTGGAGAagaacaaattattaaataagaaaaatgatgAACTCAGCCTTTCCCTTCAGAGGACAGAGGACAAACTAAAATCCATAACCAAGGAGAACCTGGAGATG AAGGAGAAGATTACCTCCCATCCTCCACTGAAAAAACTCAAGTCTCTGAATGATCTGGATCAGGCCAACGACGATCAAGAGATGGAGTTCCTCAAGCTGCAGGTTCTGGAGCAGCAGAGCATGATCGATGAGCTGACACGA GATCGAGAAAAGCTCTTGAGAAAGAAGAGGCATAAACGAAGCAGACCCATAAAG AGGCATATTGTTGTAGACACATTCTATGGTTATGATGAAGAGTCCATGGATTCAGAAACTTCCTCCGTGGCTTCCCTGCGCATGGATCGAACCCCGGCTACTCCAGATGAAGATTTAGACGAG GGTCTGGCGGCTGAAGAGTCTGAATTGCGCTTTAAGCAGCTGACACGGGAATATCAGGCTCTTCAAAGAGCCTATGCCCTCCTACAGGAGCAGAAAGGAGGAGTGCTGGACGCTGAAATGGAGGCTAAG GCTCACGAGCAGCTCCAGGCAGACGTTCAAAGGTATAAAGCTAAAATCGAAGACCTGGAGAAAGAGCTCGCGTTAAAAGGACAG GACTCCAGATGGGTGGAAGAGAAGCAGCTGTTCCTCAGGCGCAATCAAGAGCTGCTGGAGAAG ATCGGAAAGTCTGAGAATGAAAAGGGAAAGCTGCAGCAGGAGCTACAGGACTCTAAAGATCAGAACGAACTGCTGGAGTTTCGCATCCTTGAGCTGGAG GAGCGTGAGAGGAGATCGCCTCCGTTTAACCTTCACATCCAGCCGTTCTCTGAGGGAGTGAGCGCGCTGCAGATCTACTGTATCAAGGAGGGCGTGAAG GACGTGTGTATACCAGACCTCATCAAGCTGCTGGATATACTCGGAGATAACGGG AACTTGAGGAACGAGGAGCAGGTGGCCATTATTCAAGCCAGTACCGTGCTGTCTCTCGCTGAGAAG TGGATTCAGCAGATCGAAGGCACAGAAGCAGCTCTGCATCAGAAGATGATGGACCTGGAGCTCGAGATG GAGATGTTCTGCAAACAGAAGGGTTATCTGGAGGAGGAGCTGGACTATAGGAAGCAGGCGCTGGATCAGGCCTACATG caaATCCAGGAGCTGGAGGCGACTCTGTACAACGCACTGCAGCAGGATAAAGTCATCAAATACGGAGAGCCTCTGGACGAGCTGCAGAAGGACGAGTTACGCGCGGCGGTGGAGAAACTGCGCAGACAGATGCTGAGGAAGAGCCGAGAGATTGACTGTCAGGTGCTGCAGGAGAGGATGGAGCTGCTCCATCAGGCCCATCAG AGGATCAGAGACCTGGAGGACAAGACTGACATTCAGAAGAGACAGATTAAAGATCTAGAGGAGAAG tttttatttctctttttattctTCTCTCTTGCCTTCATTCTTTGGCCTTGA